One part of the Bacillus sp. FJAT-45350 genome encodes these proteins:
- a CDS encoding UDP-N-acetylmuramoyl-L-alanyl-D-glutamate--2,6-diaminopimelate ligase translates to MKLDKLTNILQNHKKIGDGNPEISSVEMDSREVTNGSLFICIDGYTVDGHDFIDKAIENGAVAVLAEKEVETTVPVIRVHDTKRAMAIVANYFYNHPTRSLNLIGITGTNGKTTITHLIEKILRDVGENTGLIGTMYMKIGDEVREVKNTTPESLSLQKAFHEMREKKVDTAVMEVSSHALHLGRVRGCDFNIAVFTNLTPDHLDYHKTMEAYMYAKGLLFAQLGNTYDEGKLKVGILNNDDPASQEYDKMTTAQILTYGIDTKSDVMAKDIKMSAGGTSFVLTTANESIEMKLKLIGKFSVYNALAATGACLAYGISLEQIKESLEQVEGVAGRFEPVDAGQSYTVVVDYAHTSDSLENVLKTVQEFAQGKVYVVVGCGGDRDKTKRPIMAKIASEHSDFAVFTSDNPRSEDPAQILKDMEEGVKGCQNYRSVIDRKEAIYDVINMAKDNDVIVIAGKGHETYQIVGKETFEFDDRLVARKAIEERE, encoded by the coding sequence ATGAAACTTGATAAATTGACAAATATACTTCAAAACCATAAAAAAATAGGTGATGGAAATCCTGAGATTTCGTCAGTGGAAATGGACTCTCGTGAAGTTACGAATGGTAGTCTATTTATTTGTATAGATGGATACACCGTTGATGGTCATGATTTTATTGACAAAGCAATAGAGAATGGAGCTGTCGCAGTTTTAGCTGAAAAGGAAGTTGAAACTACTGTTCCAGTCATTCGAGTTCACGATACAAAGAGAGCAATGGCTATTGTTGCTAACTACTTTTATAATCATCCTACCAGATCGTTGAACCTTATCGGTATTACTGGAACAAATGGGAAAACAACGATTACACATTTAATTGAAAAGATATTACGTGATGTAGGTGAGAACACAGGATTAATTGGTACAATGTATATGAAAATTGGTGATGAAGTTAGAGAAGTGAAAAATACAACTCCCGAATCATTATCATTACAAAAGGCTTTTCATGAAATGAGGGAAAAAAAGGTTGATACAGCAGTAATGGAAGTGTCCTCACATGCGTTGCATTTGGGACGTGTCCGTGGTTGTGATTTCAATATTGCTGTCTTTACGAATCTTACTCCTGATCATTTAGACTATCATAAAACGATGGAAGCCTATATGTATGCAAAAGGCCTACTCTTTGCCCAATTAGGTAATACGTATGATGAAGGGAAATTAAAAGTCGGGATTTTAAACAATGATGATCCAGCAAGTCAAGAATATGATAAAATGACTACTGCACAAATTTTAACGTATGGAATTGATACGAAAAGTGATGTAATGGCAAAAGATATTAAGATGTCAGCAGGTGGAACTAGCTTTGTTTTAACTACTGCAAATGAATCTATAGAAATGAAGCTTAAACTTATTGGGAAATTTAGTGTCTACAACGCATTAGCTGCAACAGGTGCCTGTTTAGCTTATGGAATCTCGCTTGAGCAAATCAAAGAGAGTTTAGAACAAGTTGAGGGTGTTGCTGGGCGCTTTGAGCCAGTGGATGCAGGTCAATCTTATACAGTAGTTGTTGATTATGCTCATACTTCTGATAGCTTAGAAAATGTACTAAAGACTGTACAAGAGTTTGCACAAGGTAAGGTTTATGTTGTTGTGGGATGTGGTGGAGATAGAGACAAAACGAAGCGTCCAATCATGGCTAAAATAGCCTCTGAACATAGCGATTTTGCTGTATTTACTTCAGATAACCCACGTAGTGAGGACCCAGCACAAATCCTTAAGGATATGGAAGAAGGAGTTAAAGGCTGTCAAAATTACCGTTCTGTCATCGATAGAAAAGAAGCAATTTATGATGTAATTAATATGGCAAAAGATAATGATGTAATTGTCATTGCTGGCAAAGGTCATGAAACTTATCAAATTGTTGGAAAAGAGACATTTGAATTTGATGACCGTTTAGTAGCAAGAAAAGCGATTGAGGAGCGAGAATAA
- the murB gene encoding UDP-N-acetylmuramate dehydrogenase, whose translation MEQFIKQLGERDIGLIFKNEPLANHTTWKIGGPADFLIEPKNVDGLKELMTLLTTHNVPWRVIGRGSNLLVGDGGIEGVVIKLGEGLSHLDVEGETVTVGGGYSIIKLATVISKQGLSGLEFAGGIPGSVGGAVFMNAGAHGSDISKILTKALILFEDGTLKWINNEEMEFSYRTSRLQKENGICVEAVFKLEAGDRESIVNEMQKNKDYRRKSQPWNFPCAGSVFRNPLPNYAGQLIEKSGLKGFQIGGAQVSEMHGNFIVNIENAKAEDVLQLIDHIKKTVYDKFEVQMETEVEIVNRG comes from the coding sequence ATGGAGCAATTTATTAAACAACTAGGAGAAAGAGACATCGGTCTCATTTTTAAAAATGAACCTTTAGCAAATCATACTACTTGGAAAATTGGTGGACCGGCTGATTTTTTAATTGAACCAAAAAATGTTGATGGCCTTAAAGAGTTGATGACATTACTTACAACACATAATGTTCCGTGGAGGGTTATTGGACGTGGCTCTAACCTACTAGTTGGCGATGGTGGGATTGAAGGGGTCGTAATAAAACTAGGTGAAGGGTTGAGTCATTTAGATGTTGAAGGTGAAACTGTTACAGTAGGCGGAGGGTATTCTATTATTAAACTAGCTACTGTGATTAGTAAGCAAGGCCTGTCAGGTCTAGAGTTCGCTGGAGGGATACCAGGTTCTGTAGGTGGTGCAGTTTTCATGAATGCAGGTGCTCATGGCTCAGATATTTCTAAGATCTTAACGAAGGCGTTAATTTTATTTGAAGATGGCACTTTAAAGTGGATAAATAACGAGGAAATGGAATTTTCTTATCGTACCTCTCGTTTGCAGAAAGAAAATGGAATATGTGTTGAAGCTGTTTTTAAATTGGAAGCTGGAGACAGAGAATCCATTGTGAATGAAATGCAAAAAAATAAAGATTATCGTAGAAAGTCTCAGCCATGGAACTTTCCGTGTGCAGGAAGTGTTTTTAGAAATCCTTTGCCAAACTATGCAGGTCAATTAATTGAAAAATCAGGTTTAAAAGGATTTCAAATTGGTGGGGCACAGGTCTCTGAAATGCACGGTAATTTTATTGTTAATATAGAAAATGCAAAAGCAGAAGATGTATTACAACTAATTGATCATATTAAAAAAACTGTGTACGATAAATTTGAAGTTCAAATGGAAACCGAAGTGGAAATTGTGAACAGAGGTTAA
- the mraY gene encoding phospho-N-acetylmuramoyl-pentapeptide-transferase, with product MLEMVLLFALIGSFLVSVILSPIIIPFLRRLKFGQSIRDEGPKSHQKKSGTPTMGGMMILISVIVTAIVISFKFLSLSTEMILLLFVTFGFGVLGFLDDFIKVVMKRNLGLTSKQKLLGQLVVAGIFYIVLHQIGFSTEITIPATTLSIDIGWLYLPFAIVMLVGASNAVNLTDGLDGLLAGTGAIAFGAFAVLAWNAGMVDVAIFCASVVGAVLGFLVFNAHPAKVFMGDTGSLALGGAIAAVAIILKLEILLVIIGGVFVIETLSVIIQVISFKTRGKRIFKMSPLHHHYELSGWSEWRVVVTFWLVGMIFAIIGIYLEVWI from the coding sequence ATGTTAGAAATGGTATTATTATTTGCATTAATTGGGTCATTTCTTGTTTCGGTCATACTTTCACCAATTATTATTCCTTTTCTTAGACGACTAAAGTTCGGTCAAAGCATTCGTGATGAAGGACCAAAATCACATCAAAAGAAAAGTGGAACACCAACAATGGGTGGAATGATGATTTTAATATCCGTTATTGTTACTGCAATTGTTATTTCATTTAAATTTTTATCTTTATCAACAGAAATGATTTTATTGCTATTTGTTACATTTGGATTTGGGGTTCTTGGATTTTTAGATGATTTTATTAAAGTCGTGATGAAACGAAATTTAGGACTGACATCAAAACAAAAACTACTTGGTCAACTAGTAGTAGCAGGTATATTTTATATCGTGCTTCACCAAATTGGTTTTTCTACAGAAATTACAATTCCAGCAACAACACTATCTATCGATATTGGGTGGTTATATCTACCATTTGCGATTGTCATGTTAGTTGGTGCATCAAATGCAGTTAACTTAACGGATGGTCTTGATGGCTTATTAGCTGGGACTGGAGCTATAGCCTTTGGGGCATTTGCTGTATTGGCTTGGAATGCAGGCATGGTCGATGTCGCAATCTTTTGTGCTTCGGTAGTTGGTGCTGTTCTAGGCTTCCTAGTTTTTAATGCTCATCCCGCAAAAGTATTTATGGGTGATACGGGGTCATTAGCGTTAGGTGGTGCAATAGCAGCAGTAGCGATAATACTTAAGCTAGAAATCTTATTAGTTATTATTGGAGGGGTTTTTGTAATCGAAACTCTTTCTGTAATCATACAAGTAATCTCATTCAAAACAAGAGGGAAACGGATATTTAAGATGAGTCCTCTGCATCATCATTACGAATTATCTGGATGGTCCGAGTGGAGAGTTGTTGTCACGTTCTGGCTTGTGGGGATGATTTTTGCAATTATAGGAATCTATTTAGAGGTGTGGATATAG
- the spoVE gene encoding stage V sporulation protein E translates to MPKTKTAPDFILLITTITLLLIGMIMVYSASAAWATYKFDDSFFFAKRQLFFAGLGVIAMFFMMNVEYWTWRKWSKVLLIICFILLVVVLIPGVGLVRGGARSWLGIGAFSIQPSEFMKLAMIAFLAKYLSENQKLITSFKKGLVPSLSLVLLAFGMIMLQPDLGTGAVMVGTCVVMIYVAGARISHFVGMAMVGVVGLVGLIISAPYRVKRITSFLDPWSDPLGSGFQIIQSLYAIGPGGLMGLGLGESRQKFFYLPEPQTDFIFAILTEELGFIGGFIVISLFGILLWRGIRVALGAPDLFGSFLAVGIIAMVAIQVMINVGVVTGLMPVTGITLPLLSYGGSSLTLMLVAIGVLLNISRFSRI, encoded by the coding sequence TTGCCTAAAACAAAAACAGCACCAGATTTTATTTTGTTAATCACAACGATTACCTTGCTACTGATTGGCATGATTATGGTGTACAGTGCAAGTGCTGCGTGGGCAACTTATAAATTTGATGATTCATTCTTCTTTGCGAAGCGACAGTTGTTTTTTGCAGGTCTAGGTGTGATTGCTATGTTCTTTATGATGAATGTTGAATATTGGACATGGCGAAAGTGGTCTAAGGTATTATTGATTATTTGCTTTATCTTGTTAGTGGTTGTACTCATCCCGGGTGTAGGGTTAGTTCGTGGTGGGGCAAGAAGCTGGTTAGGGATAGGAGCCTTTTCAATTCAGCCCTCTGAATTTATGAAGCTAGCGATGATAGCCTTTCTGGCAAAATATTTATCTGAGAATCAGAAGCTTATCACATCATTTAAAAAGGGTCTAGTACCATCCTTATCTCTAGTACTTCTTGCATTTGGTATGATCATGCTTCAGCCAGATTTAGGTACAGGTGCAGTAATGGTAGGTACATGTGTTGTGATGATTTATGTTGCTGGTGCCCGAATCTCTCACTTCGTAGGAATGGCGATGGTTGGGGTTGTTGGGTTGGTTGGACTTATTATATCCGCCCCGTATCGTGTGAAAAGGATAACATCTTTCCTTGACCCATGGTCTGATCCATTAGGAAGTGGCTTTCAAATTATTCAATCACTTTATGCAATAGGCCCTGGTGGTCTTATGGGACTAGGGTTAGGCGAGAGTAGGCAGAAGTTCTTTTACCTACCAGAACCACAGACGGACTTTATCTTTGCGATTTTAACAGAAGAGCTGGGATTTATTGGTGGATTTATTGTTATTAGTTTATTTGGTATTTTGTTGTGGCGAGGAATTAGGGTTGCTTTAGGTGCCCCTGATTTATTTGGGAGTTTCTTAGCTGTTGGTATTATAGCGATGGTAGCAATTCAAGTCATGATTAATGTTGGGGTTGTTACAGGATTAATGCCAGTTACAGGTATTACTTTGCCGCTATTAAGCTATGGTGGTTCATCGCTTACGTTAATGCTCGTCGCCATAGGTGTTCTATTAAATATCAGTCGTTTTTCCAGGATATAA
- the murD gene encoding UDP-N-acetylmuramoyl-L-alanine--D-glutamate ligase: MKNEQQFQGKHVLVLGLAKSGEASSRLLHRLGGIVTVNDAKPIEENTQAKELEKEGIKVICGAHPLSLLDEPVDFIVKNPGIPYTNPIIKEAVTRGISVFTEIELASKLSDAEIISITGSNGKTTTTTLIVEMLENSGRTPLVAGNIGKVACEVVQKASEDNIIVMEVSSFQLQGTETFHPRVAVLLNLYDAHLDYHGTKEAYGEAKGKMFANLTDEDYAVINKDSEMVMKLAANTKGKKIFFSVNEPLDEGVSIKDEKIYFNNEMIAPVSDVVLPGKHNLENILAAIASAKLMGANNEQIIHVIKTFSGVKHRLQFVTNVNERAFYNNSKATNITAAETAIFAFENPVVLLAGGLDRGNSFDEFIPALQKVKAVITFGETKNKIKEAAKEAGVSTIIETENVQSAVPLAYDASREGDIILLSPACASWDQYKTFEERGDKFIEAIEALKS, encoded by the coding sequence ATGAAGAATGAACAGCAATTTCAAGGTAAGCACGTGTTAGTGTTAGGGTTGGCCAAAAGTGGAGAGGCTTCAAGCCGTCTACTTCATCGATTAGGTGGGATAGTTACTGTGAATGACGCTAAACCTATCGAGGAAAATACACAAGCAAAAGAGTTAGAAAAAGAAGGAATAAAAGTGATTTGCGGTGCTCATCCATTATCTTTATTGGATGAGCCAGTTGACTTTATTGTGAAAAATCCAGGAATTCCTTACACAAATCCAATCATAAAAGAAGCGGTTACTCGTGGGATTTCTGTCTTTACTGAAATCGAGCTTGCTTCTAAATTATCGGATGCCGAGATTATCTCAATTACAGGGTCAAATGGAAAGACAACAACAACTACTCTTATTGTAGAAATGCTAGAAAATAGTGGACGTACTCCATTAGTTGCAGGAAACATTGGTAAAGTTGCTTGTGAGGTAGTACAGAAAGCTTCGGAAGATAACATTATTGTGATGGAAGTTTCTTCTTTCCAGCTTCAAGGAACAGAGACATTTCATCCAAGAGTGGCAGTCTTATTAAATTTGTATGATGCTCATTTAGACTATCATGGAACTAAAGAAGCATACGGAGAAGCAAAGGGAAAGATGTTTGCTAACCTAACGGATGAGGACTACGCTGTTATTAACAAAGACAGTGAAATGGTCATGAAACTAGCAGCAAATACAAAAGGAAAGAAAATCTTTTTCTCAGTGAATGAGCCTCTAGATGAAGGTGTTAGTATTAAAGATGAGAAAATTTATTTTAACAATGAGATGATAGCTCCTGTGAGCGATGTAGTATTGCCAGGGAAACACAATCTTGAAAATATTTTAGCAGCAATTGCTTCAGCTAAATTAATGGGTGCAAATAATGAACAAATTATCCATGTTATAAAGACCTTTTCAGGTGTGAAGCATCGTTTACAATTCGTAACCAATGTTAATGAGAGAGCCTTTTATAACAATTCCAAGGCAACAAATATAACAGCTGCAGAAACAGCAATATTTGCCTTTGAAAACCCAGTTGTTTTATTAGCTGGTGGTTTGGACCGTGGGAATTCATTTGATGAATTTATACCTGCTTTACAAAAGGTTAAGGCAGTCATTACATTTGGAGAAACAAAGAATAAGATTAAAGAAGCAGCAAAAGAAGCAGGTGTAAGTACGATTATTGAAACGGAAAATGTTCAGTCAGCTGTACCGTTAGCCTACGATGCATCAAGAGAAGGGGACATCATTCTTCTTTCTCCTGCTTGTGCTAGTTGGGACCAATACAAGACCTTTGAAGAACGCGGTGACAAGTTTATTGAGGCAATTGAAGCATTAAAATCATAG
- the murG gene encoding undecaprenyldiphospho-muramoylpentapeptide beta-N-acetylglucosaminyltransferase: MRVIVSGGGTGGHIYPALSLIKEIKKQHKDAEVLYIGTDNGLESELVPRENIPFKTITITGFRRKLSLENVKTVLRFINGTKKVKKIIKEFKPDVVVGTGGYVCGPVVYAAAKLRVPTLIHEQNSVPGLTNKFLSRYVDKIAISFEQSKAFFPEKKVVYTGNPRASEVIDTNGEQGRASVGLQDGKRTVLIVGGSRGARPINDAFLEVLKEAKTRDYQFLYVTGQVHYDKVMEEVKKQGNPSNVIIRPFIHNMPEVLAGVDLIVARAGATTLAEITALGLPSILIPSPYVTNNHQEKNARALSSRGAALVRLENEMSGKQLLTDIDEIFTENRLNNMKEASKELGMPNAATDVYHTLQTIAKKR, encoded by the coding sequence ATGAGAGTAATTGTAAGTGGTGGAGGTACAGGTGGACATATTTATCCTGCCTTATCATTAATTAAAGAAATAAAAAAGCAACATAAAGATGCGGAAGTTTTGTACATAGGAACAGATAATGGACTTGAAAGTGAGCTAGTACCTAGGGAAAATATTCCCTTCAAAACGATTACAATCACTGGTTTTAGGCGAAAATTATCATTAGAGAATGTAAAAACTGTTCTGAGATTTATTAATGGAACTAAAAAAGTAAAAAAAATAATAAAGGAATTTAAACCTGATGTCGTAGTAGGAACAGGTGGATATGTATGTGGTCCTGTTGTTTATGCGGCGGCAAAACTAAGAGTACCGACTTTAATTCATGAGCAAAACAGTGTACCTGGATTAACAAATAAATTTTTAAGTCGATACGTAGATAAAATTGCAATTTCTTTTGAACAGTCGAAGGCATTCTTTCCTGAAAAGAAAGTTGTTTATACAGGTAACCCTCGTGCTTCTGAAGTAATTGATACAAATGGTGAACAAGGTAGAGCTTCGGTAGGCTTACAGGATGGCAAACGTACAGTATTAATTGTTGGAGGTAGTCGTGGTGCTCGTCCAATTAACGATGCCTTTCTAGAAGTACTTAAAGAAGCAAAAACACGTGATTATCAATTTTTATACGTCACAGGACAGGTTCATTATGATAAAGTGATGGAGGAAGTGAAAAAGCAAGGCAATCCATCAAATGTTATTATTCGTCCATTCATTCATAATATGCCAGAGGTGCTTGCAGGTGTAGATTTGATTGTGGCACGAGCAGGGGCAACGACATTAGCTGAAATTACTGCGCTAGGATTACCGAGTATTTTAATACCGAGCCCGTATGTTACAAATAATCATCAAGAAAAAAATGCCAGAGCACTAAGTTCAAGAGGAGCTGCACTTGTCAGACTTGAAAATGAAATGAGCGGTAAACAACTATTAACAGATATTGATGAAATATTTACAGAAAATCGTTTGAATAATATGAAGGAAGCATCAAAAGAATTAGGGATGCCTAATGCAGCTACAGATGTTTATCATACATTACAGACAATAGCCAAGAAACGTTAA
- a CDS encoding UDP-N-acetylmuramoyl-tripeptide--D-alanyl-D-alanine ligase → MGNISSKLIRNLFLSSSSTEETTTLYSQVFIDSRVHTNNGLFVPIVGERFDGHDFIKSAIDNGAVGALWGKEHKVPNDLPASFQLYFVDDTLTALQQLAKAYVKEVNPVVIGITGSNGKTSTKDIVESVLATKYSTHKTKGNYNNHIGLPLTILSMGQQCEVLILEMGMNHFGEISLLSKIAEPDYAIVTNIGESHIEHLGSREGIAKAKMEIVDGLKEGGKVYLDGDEPLLHSYHTNYAVCCGYEATNDVVITSYSGDENGFEFQLNNKTSYNLPLLGKHNVKNASYVIALAEELKLDEKLIKKGLSKVQLTNMRLERRKGYNDSLLINDAYNASPTSMVAAIESIKELHDYSKRILVLGDMYELGQDEEKLHRSIAKVIHEPITHLITVGDKGNWIGDELQKQTVNTMVVHSIITKEEVSKYIKPLLNSTTVVLFKASRGVKLETVVDELTQ, encoded by the coding sequence ATGGGGAATATTAGCTCAAAACTGATAAGAAATCTTTTTCTGTCTTCTTCATCGACAGAGGAAACAACAACCTTATATAGTCAAGTGTTTATCGATAGTCGTGTACATACGAATAATGGCTTATTCGTTCCTATCGTTGGGGAGCGATTTGATGGACATGATTTTATTAAATCCGCGATAGATAATGGAGCAGTAGGTGCCTTATGGGGAAAAGAACATAAGGTGCCTAATGACCTTCCGGCTTCTTTTCAATTATATTTTGTTGATGATACGTTAACAGCTTTGCAACAGTTAGCTAAAGCGTATGTAAAAGAAGTAAACCCAGTTGTTATAGGGATAACAGGTAGTAACGGAAAAACGTCAACAAAGGATATTGTAGAATCTGTACTAGCGACAAAATATAGTACTCATAAAACAAAGGGAAATTATAATAACCATATTGGTTTACCTTTAACGATCTTAAGCATGGGGCAGCAATGTGAGGTGCTAATATTAGAGATGGGAATGAATCATTTTGGTGAAATATCTCTATTGAGCAAAATAGCAGAGCCTGATTATGCGATTGTAACGAATATTGGTGAATCTCATATTGAGCACCTAGGTAGTCGAGAAGGTATTGCGAAGGCAAAGATGGAAATTGTTGACGGTCTAAAAGAAGGTGGAAAAGTCTATCTAGATGGAGATGAGCCTTTACTACATTCTTATCATACTAACTATGCTGTTTGTTGTGGTTATGAAGCTACAAATGATGTTGTGATTACCTCTTATTCAGGAGACGAAAATGGATTTGAATTTCAGCTGAATAATAAAACAAGTTATAACCTGCCTTTACTAGGAAAACACAATGTCAAAAATGCAAGTTATGTTATTGCCCTAGCAGAGGAATTAAAATTAGATGAAAAGCTTATAAAAAAGGGTCTTTCAAAAGTTCAGTTAACGAACATGAGGCTCGAACGTAGAAAAGGTTACAATGATTCGTTGCTTATAAATGATGCTTACAATGCAAGTCCTACATCGATGGTTGCTGCAATAGAATCAATAAAGGAACTACATGATTATTCAAAAAGAATACTCGTACTTGGAGACATGTATGAGCTAGGTCAAGATGAAGAGAAATTACATCGCTCAATTGCAAAGGTTATTCATGAACCAATTACTCATCTTATTACGGTAGGAGATAAAGGAAATTGGATTGGGGATGAATTACAGAAACAGACAGTTAATACAATGGTAGTGCATTCAATAATAACTAAAGAAGAAGTATCAAAATATATTAAACCGTTATTAAATTCAACAACAGTTGTTTTATTTAAGGCATCAAGAGGTGTTAAATTAGAAACAGTTGTTGATGAGTTAACACAATAG
- a CDS encoding stage V sporulation protein D, with protein sequence MRVSNVTVRKRLVFVLFVGILVFAVIAIRLGYVQFALGGWLTDKAEDSWSRDIPFEAMRGEILDRNDVVLATNVSAPSVLVVPRQVKNPVETSEQLAAALNMDRKKAYELITKKESIVRINPEGRKVSKEKASEVKALGLAGVYIAEDSKRHYPFGDYLSHVLGFAGIDNQGLTGLELYYDERLSGKKGRVSFFSDAKGKRMPNLADEYTAPVDGLNLRLTIDSKVQTIIERELDIAEATYNPDGAIAIAMDPNTGEILGMSSRPHYNPENFRDVPPEIYNQNKPVWMQYEPGSTFKVITIAAAIEEGEVDLLNDTYNDKGAIEVSGHRLRCWKKGGHGHQTFLEVVQNSCNPGFVVLGERLGKDRLFDYIEKFGFGKKTGIDLQGEAKGILFNRDNVGPLELATTAFGQGVSVTPIQQVSAVAAAVNGGYLYQPFIAKEWVDSVTGLTLHSQAPILKERVISQDTSDQIRNALEHVVAQGTGKGAFVDGYRVGGKTGTAQKAKDGRYLENNHIVSFIGVAPMDDPQIVVYVAIDNPKDTLQFGGIVAAPIGGKIIGDSLRAMGVEKREDQIEKEYMWNDQKLIEVPDLVGRTKREIHEAYYDLKIDATGEGQEVLAQAPQPGIKVKEGATIRLYMGDK encoded by the coding sequence GTGCGAGTTTCAAATGTAACAGTGCGGAAGCGACTCGTGTTCGTTTTATTTGTTGGGATACTAGTGTTTGCTGTCATTGCTATTCGTTTAGGGTATGTTCAATTTGCTTTAGGAGGTTGGCTCACTGATAAAGCTGAAGATTCATGGAGCAGAGATATTCCTTTTGAAGCGATGCGTGGAGAAATATTGGACCGAAATGATGTTGTATTAGCTACGAATGTTAGTGCACCTTCTGTCTTAGTCGTTCCTCGACAGGTGAAGAACCCTGTAGAAACATCTGAGCAGTTAGCTGCCGCTCTAAACATGGATAGGAAAAAAGCCTATGAATTGATTACGAAGAAGGAGTCGATTGTTCGTATTAATCCAGAAGGTAGAAAGGTTTCAAAGGAGAAGGCTAGTGAGGTTAAAGCGCTAGGACTAGCAGGGGTTTATATTGCTGAGGATAGTAAGCGTCATTATCCTTTTGGTGATTATTTATCTCATGTACTTGGTTTTGCGGGAATTGATAACCAAGGTTTAACAGGTTTAGAGCTTTATTATGACGAAAGATTAAGTGGAAAAAAAGGAAGGGTATCTTTTTTTTCTGATGCAAAAGGGAAAAGAATGCCAAATTTAGCTGATGAATATACAGCTCCGGTCGATGGATTGAATTTACGACTAACAATTGATAGCAAGGTGCAGACGATTATTGAACGAGAGTTAGACATTGCAGAAGCAACTTATAATCCAGATGGCGCCATTGCAATCGCGATGGATCCTAATACTGGTGAAATTCTTGGAATGTCAAGTCGTCCTCACTATAATCCCGAAAACTTTCGGGATGTTCCACCTGAGATTTATAATCAAAATAAACCGGTTTGGATGCAGTATGAGCCTGGTTCTACCTTCAAGGTTATTACTATTGCTGCAGCTATTGAAGAAGGAGAAGTTGACCTACTGAATGATACGTATAACGATAAAGGAGCAATTGAAGTTTCAGGTCACAGATTACGTTGTTGGAAAAAAGGTGGCCATGGACATCAAACTTTCTTAGAAGTTGTTCAAAACTCTTGTAACCCTGGATTTGTTGTATTAGGTGAACGGCTTGGTAAAGACCGATTATTTGACTATATTGAGAAATTTGGTTTTGGAAAGAAGACAGGGATCGACCTTCAAGGTGAGGCAAAAGGGATTCTCTTTAATCGGGATAATGTTGGTCCACTAGAGCTAGCAACTACTGCCTTTGGTCAAGGGGTTTCAGTTACTCCAATTCAACAGGTTTCAGCAGTTGCAGCAGCTGTAAATGGTGGATATTTATATCAGCCGTTTATCGCAAAGGAATGGGTTGATTCAGTTACAGGACTAACATTGCATAGTCAAGCTCCGATTTTAAAAGAGAGGGTTATCTCACAAGATACGTCAGATCAAATTAGAAACGCTCTTGAACATGTAGTTGCACAAGGTACTGGTAAAGGTGCATTCGTTGATGGGTATCGTGTTGGTGGAAAAACAGGTACTGCCCAAAAAGCTAAAGATGGACGTTACTTAGAAAATAACCATATTGTTTCTTTTATCGGAGTAGCTCCCATGGATGACCCACAAATTGTTGTATACGTAGCAATTGATAATCCAAAAGATACGTTACAATTTGGTGGAATTGTTGCAGCACCTATCGGAGGAAAAATTATTGGTGATAGCTTACGAGCAATGGGTGTTGAAAAAAGAGAAGACCAAATTGAAAAAGAATATATGTGGAATGATCAAAAGCTAATTGAAGTTCCTGATTTAGTTGGAAGAACGAAGCGTGAAATTCACGAAGCGTACTATGATTTAAAGATTGATGCAACTGGAGAAGGACAAGAAGTATTAGCACAAGCTCCTCAACCCGGAATCAAAGTAAAAGAAGGAGCAACAATAAGACTTTATATGGGTGACAAATAG